From Micromonospora echinaurantiaca:
TCGGCGGCATCGGCGCACGCGGCTACCACTACCGGATCCTCGCCGCCCTCGACGAGTTCGGCCCGGCCAGCCAGGCCGACCTGGGCCGGCGCGGCGGCATCGACCGCAGCGACGTCGTCGCCACCATCAACGAACTCGCCGCCTCCGACCTCGTCGTGCGCGCGCCCGACCCCGCCGACCGGCGCCGCAACGTCATCACCATCACCCCGGCCGGGCAGCGGGAGCTGCACCGGATGGGGGAGACCCTCGCCGCCGTCCAGGACACCCTGCTGGCCCCGCTCACCGCCACCGAACGCGGCCAGCTCACCCGGCTGCTCGGCAAGCTGCTCAGCCACCACCGGCAGCGCCCCTGACCCGCGACCCGGCGGCAGGTGGGCGGCGCCACGGCCACCCGCCCCGCCGCCGTTGTCGCCTCAGTGCGCCTCGCGCAGCTCCGCCAGCCGGGCCTCGATCTCGGCCAGCTCGGCGCGCAGCTTCTCGGCCTGCTGCTCGGCCTCGGCCCGCTCGGCGGCCAGGATCTGCTCCACCGCCTCGTGCACCCCCGGCACGTCCACCAGCGCCACCATCCGCAGCGCCTCCGCCGGCTTCACCACATACGGCTTCGCGAGGGCCTTGCTGCCCTGCTGCGCCGCCACCGTCCACTCGCCGTCGGCGTACGCCAGGGTCACCGTCAACCCGGCCGGGCCCTTCGGCTTCGCCGCCTTACCCGCCCGGCGCGCCGGCTTGGCCGCCTCCACCGTCTGCACGCTCGACTCCTCCCGCCGCGCCGGTCTCGGCGCCGGCACCCGGTCCAACACGAACTCCGGCTCCGCCCGCGCGGCCGGCGGCTCCGGCTCGGGCTGCGGCTCCGCCGCCGCCTTGCGCCCGGCGCCGCGCGGCGCCACCGCCACGTCCGCCGGGGAGAACGGCAACTCGTCGCGGCCGAACCGCACCACCACGAACTCCTCCGAGGCCGCCGGGTCGGTCAGCTCCACCACCTGACCGACCTGCCCGGCGATCTGCCCCGCCGCGGCGGTGAACACCACCTTCGGCTTACGGCCGGCCGCCAGCGCCTCCCGGAAGCTGCGCACATCGTCGTCGGACAACCCCTGGCCAGCGGCACCCATCAGCAACCTCTTCCGTACACCTGTTTGATGCCTGCCTTGATACCAGCCGGCTGCGACAGCGCCACGGCGGGGGATCACCCACCCAGCGCCCGCAACGCCCGGTCCGCGTGCCCGGTCATGCTCAGCTCACTGTGGACCACCTCGATCAGCCGGCGGTCGGTGCCGATCACGAACGTCACCCGCCGGGTGCTCAACGGGCCCAGCGGCAGCCGCCGCCGCACCCCGAACCGCTCGGCCACCGCACCGTCGGGATCCGACAGCAGCGGATAGTCGAACCCGTGCAGCCGGGCGAACTCCGCCTGCTTCGCCACCGGGTCGCGGCTGATCCCCACCCGCTGCGCGCCGAGCGCCGCGAACTCCGCCGCCAGGTCCCGGAAGTGGCAACTCTCGGCGGTGCAGCCGCGGGTCATCGCCGCCGGGTAGAAGAACAACACCACCGGACCCGCCACCAGCAGCTCCGACAACCGCCGCTGCGTGCCCGTCTGGTCGGGCAGCGCGAAGTCCTCCACCACGTCCCCGACACCCAGCACCGCGCACCTCCACCCTCGACACCGACGCGGCGAGCGTAGAGGTCAACCCCACACCGCGGCCACCTCGTCGCGCACCGCCGCCGCCTGCGCCCGACCGGCGCGGGCCGCCGCCGCCCGCCGCGCCGGGTCCAGCACGTTGCGCCCGATGGCCGCCCGCGCCGCCGCGTCCGGCGCCACCACCGCCACCTGAGCCCCCGCCGCCCGCAACGCCGCCACCTGCGCCGACAACCGGGGCATCGGCCCGAACGCCGCCGCCGTCGGCGCCAGCACCACCACCCGCTCCGCGCCCCGGGCCAGGTCCGCGTTCACCGCCGAGCGCATCCCGCCGTCGATGAACCGCCGGTCACCGATGGTCACCGGCGGCCACACCCCGGGCACGGCGCAGCTGGCCCCCACCGCGTCCACCAGCGACACCCCGCTGTCGGCGTCGAACACCACGAACTCACCCGACGCCGCGTCCACCGCGGTCACCAGCAACCGCCGGGCCGGCCAGTCCCGCCGCGGCAGCCGCGCCTCGATCACCGCCCGCCGCGACGCCTCCGACGGCGTACGCGCGGCCACCGCCATCGCCCCGATCCGGGCCCGCGACCGCACCGCGTCCCGGGTCCGCCCACCGGCCCACACCAGCCGCGCCACCGCCGCGAACCCGAACCGCGCCGCCACCTCACCGCCCGGCGGCGCCAACTGCGCCTCGTACAACTGCTCGACCGGGCGGCCCGAGCACACCTGCGCACCCACCACCGAACCCGCCGACGTGCCCACCACCAGGTCCGCCTCGGCCAGCGCGACATCCCGCTCGGCCAGCCCGGCGACGATCCCCAGCTCCCAGGCCACCCCGGTCACTCCGCCGCCGCCCAGCACCAACGCCCGCGTCATGTGACGTTCCCCTCCCCGCCGGCCCGTGCCGGTCACGGTAGCGTCGGCGCAGCGGCAACGGCAGGGGAGAGGTGCGTTGAATCCGGTCACCGTCATCACCGGCGGCAGCCGCGGCATCGGCGCCGCGACCGCCCGCCGGCTCGCCCGCGCCGGGCAGCACATCGCGCTGTCCTACCGCCGCGACCGCGACGCCGCGGCCGCCGTCCTGGCCGACCTGCACGCCACCGGCGTACGGGCCGTCGCGGTGCCCGCCGACACCCGCGACCCCGACCAGGTCGCCGCCCTCTTCGACGCCGCCGCCGAACTCGGCGACCTGACCGGCCTGGTCAACAACGCCGGCGTCACCAGCCCGATCGGGCCGTTCACCGACCTCGACCCGGCCGACCTGCGCGAGGTCGTCGACGTCAACCTCATCGGCTACGTCCTCTGCGCTCAGCAGGCCGCCCGCCGGATGGGCGGTGGCGCCGCCATCGTCAATATCTCCTCCGCGGCGGCCACCCTCGGCAGCCCCGGCGAGTACGTCCACTACGCCGCCGTGAAGGCCGCCACCGACACCCTCACCACCGGCCTGGCCAAGGAACTCGCCCCCCGCGGCATCCGGGTCAACGGCGTCGCACCCGGCATCATCCGCACCGACATCCACGCCCTCTCCGGCATGCCCGACCGCCCCGACCGGGCCGCCGGGCGGATCCCCCTCGGCCGCGCCGGCGAACCCGACGAGGTCGCCGCCGCGGTCGCCTGGCTGCTCAGCCCGGACGCCTCCTACACCACCGGCGCGGTCCTGCGCGTCGCCGGTGGCCTCTGACATCATCGGGGCCATGACCGGAGTCTTCGGAGACGTCGCCGACCTGTACGACGACGCCCGCCCCGGATATCCCACCACCATCGCCGACACCATCCGCGCCTACCACGGCGGCACCCCGATCCACGTGGTCGAGATCGGCGCCGGCACCGGCAAGGCCACCGACGTGCTGCTGCGCCTCGACGCCCCGCTCACCTGCCTCGAACCCGACCCGCGGATGGCCGCCGTGCTGGCCGCCCGACACCCGCGGGTCACCGTGGTCGGCCAGACCTTCGAACAGTGGCAGCCACCCGCCGGCGGCGTACCGGTGATCGCCTGCGCCCTGGCCTGGCACTGGCTCGACCCGGCCACTCGCAACCAGCGCGCCCACGCCGCCCTCACCCCCGGCGGCACCCTCGCCGTCTTCGGCCACAAGTACGGCTACGCCGACCCGGACCAGGGCGCCGCCGTCGACGCCGAGCTGCGCGCCATCGACCCCACCGTCCAGGAACGACCCGCCGGCTGGTTCGAACACGACATCACCGCCAGCGGCGTGTTCACCGACGTGCGGGCCGACACCGCGCACCGCGACGTTCCGCTGGACACCGACGGCTACCTGCGCCTGCTGCAGACCTTCGGTCCGTACCGGCAACACCCGCCCGACCAGCAGACCCGCGCGCTGACCGCGCTGCGGTCCGTGGTGGACGGCTTCGGCGGCACCGTCACCCTGCGCCTGCGCACCACGCTGGTCCTCGCCCGCCGCCCGCACTGAGCCCGCCGACCCGCCCGCCCACCGCCGGCGAGCCGGCGACCGGCGGCGGCAGACCGCCCGTGCCCGCCGACCCGGCGCCGATCGGTGACAATCGCGGCATGCCCCTGCTCGTCCCGCCGCTGCTGATGCCCGGCACGATGGCACGACTGCCGCAACCCGAGATCGACGCCGACGGCGTCCGACTGCGACCCTGGTGCCCCGCCGACCGGGCCGCCGTGGTCGCCGGCTACGCCGACCCGGCGATCCGACGCTGGCACTGCCGGTCGATGACCGACGACGAGGCCCGCGCCTGGATCGACGGCTGGCCGCAACGGTGGCGGCAGGAGACCGGCGCCGGCTGGGCAGTCGCCGACGACACCGGGGTGCTCGGCCAGATCAGCCTGCGCCGGCTCGACCTCGCCGAAGGGCTGGCCGAGGTGTCGTACTGGGTGCTGCCGGCCGCCCGGGGCCGGGGCGTCGCACCGCGCGCGCTGGCCGCGCTGACCGGCTGGGCGTTCACCGGGCTCGGGCTGCACCGGGCGGAGCTGTCCCACTCCACC
This genomic window contains:
- a CDS encoding peroxiredoxin; translation: MLGVGDVVEDFALPDQTGTQRRLSELLVAGPVVLFFYPAAMTRGCTAESCHFRDLAAEFAALGAQRVGISRDPVAKQAEFARLHGFDYPLLSDPDGAVAERFGVRRRLPLGPLSTRRVTFVIGTDRRLIEVVHSELSMTGHADRALRALGG
- a CDS encoding MarR family winged helix-turn-helix transcriptional regulator — translated: MDPIGESETPTRLRTTPSWLLTQTAAHAGRLVSEGFGGIGARGYHYRILAALDEFGPASQADLGRRGGIDRSDVVATINELAASDLVVRAPDPADRRRNVITITPAGQRELHRMGETLAAVQDTLLAPLTATERGQLTRLLGKLLSHHRQRP
- a CDS encoding class I SAM-dependent methyltransferase, which gives rise to MTGVFGDVADLYDDARPGYPTTIADTIRAYHGGTPIHVVEIGAGTGKATDVLLRLDAPLTCLEPDPRMAAVLAARHPRVTVVGQTFEQWQPPAGGVPVIACALAWHWLDPATRNQRAHAALTPGGTLAVFGHKYGYADPDQGAAVDAELRAIDPTVQERPAGWFEHDITASGVFTDVRADTAHRDVPLDTDGYLRLLQTFGPYRQHPPDQQTRALTALRSVVDGFGGTVTLRLRTTLVLARRPH
- a CDS encoding patatin-like phospholipase family protein gives rise to the protein MTRALVLGGGGVTGVAWELGIVAGLAERDVALAEADLVVGTSAGSVVGAQVCSGRPVEQLYEAQLAPPGGEVAARFGFAAVARLVWAGGRTRDAVRSRARIGAMAVAARTPSEASRRAVIEARLPRRDWPARRLLVTAVDAASGEFVVFDADSGVSLVDAVGASCAVPGVWPPVTIGDRRFIDGGMRSAVNADLARGAERVVVLAPTAAAFGPMPRLSAQVAALRAAGAQVAVVAPDAAARAAIGRNVLDPARRAAAARAGRAQAAAVRDEVAAVWG
- a CDS encoding SDR family oxidoreductase, with the translated sequence MNPVTVITGGSRGIGAATARRLARAGQHIALSYRRDRDAAAAVLADLHATGVRAVAVPADTRDPDQVAALFDAAAELGDLTGLVNNAGVTSPIGPFTDLDPADLREVVDVNLIGYVLCAQQAARRMGGGAAIVNISSAAATLGSPGEYVHYAAVKAATDTLTTGLAKELAPRGIRVNGVAPGIIRTDIHALSGMPDRPDRAAGRIPLGRAGEPDEVAAAVAWLLSPDASYTTGAVLRVAGGL
- a CDS encoding GNAT family N-acetyltransferase, which encodes MPLLVPPLLMPGTMARLPQPEIDADGVRLRPWCPADRAAVVAGYADPAIRRWHCRSMTDDEARAWIDGWPQRWRQETGAGWAVADDTGVLGQISLRRLDLAEGLAEVSYWVLPAARGRGVAPRALAALTGWAFTGLGLHRAELSHSTANPASCRVALRAGFPAEGTKRGEGRHADGWHDMHLHARLRGDPPR